Proteins from one Embleya scabrispora genomic window:
- a CDS encoding STAS domain-containing protein: MVEPPEPPEPAAPQPAAALIVYAPLTRADVPGLCARLVELLHRERTDPFPCDVSALVRPDLAVIEALARLQLTARGLGRCIRLRGASGELRDLLALTGLDEIVRAGPRAAGLGVECRREAEQREQVWHVQERVEADDLPL; this comes from the coding sequence ATGGTCGAACCACCCGAGCCACCCGAACCAGCCGCCCCGCAGCCCGCCGCCGCCCTGATCGTGTACGCCCCGCTCACCCGCGCGGATGTGCCCGGCCTGTGTGCGCGCCTGGTCGAGTTGCTCCACCGCGAGCGGACCGACCCCTTCCCGTGCGACGTGAGCGCCCTGGTCCGCCCGGATCTGGCCGTGATCGAGGCACTGGCCCGCCTCCAGTTGACCGCGCGCGGACTCGGCCGATGCATCCGTCTGCGCGGCGCGTCGGGCGAGTTGCGCGACCTGCTCGCCCTGACCGGCCTGGACGAGATCGTCCGGGCCGGCCCGAGGGCGGCGGGGCTAGGCGTCGAGTGTCGCCGGGAGGCCGAACAGCGGGAACAGGTGTGGCACGTCCAGGAACGCGTTGAGGCCGATGATCTGCCCCTCTGA
- a CDS encoding sigma-70 family RNA polymerase sigma factor, translating to MSDLVATDGADVVEEQFEPFRVELTGYCYRMLGSVFEAEDAVQDTMVRAWKSFDRFEGRSSVRSWLYRIATNVCLDSLNGRERRARPMDLSSPVPASSALTPARPEATWIEPIPDGRVVPSVADPAEVAVARESVRLAFVAALQHLPPRQRAVLILREVLAWKASEVAELLGSSVASVNSALQRARAALAEGEITATDPVRPMDEEQQSLLARYVDAFERYDLDSLTALLREDATLSMPPYELWLRGHADIREWFLGTGIGCRGSRLVPIVANGTPGFGQYRSSGPGGSFEPWALQVIEISEGQIIGLNAFLDVPHLFPLFGLPATLDA from the coding sequence ATGAGTGACCTGGTCGCGACGGACGGCGCCGACGTGGTCGAGGAGCAGTTCGAGCCGTTTCGGGTCGAGCTCACCGGCTACTGCTACCGCATGCTGGGCTCGGTCTTCGAGGCGGAGGACGCGGTCCAGGACACCATGGTCCGCGCCTGGAAGAGCTTCGACCGCTTCGAGGGCCGCTCGTCGGTGCGCTCGTGGTTGTACCGGATCGCCACCAACGTGTGCCTCGACAGCCTCAACGGACGCGAGCGCCGGGCCCGCCCGATGGACCTGTCCTCGCCGGTGCCCGCCTCCTCCGCGCTGACCCCGGCCCGACCCGAGGCCACCTGGATCGAGCCGATCCCCGACGGCCGGGTCGTGCCGAGCGTGGCCGACCCGGCCGAGGTGGCGGTCGCGCGCGAGAGCGTACGACTGGCGTTCGTCGCCGCGCTCCAGCACCTGCCCCCGCGCCAGCGCGCGGTGCTGATCCTGCGCGAGGTGCTGGCCTGGAAGGCGAGCGAGGTGGCCGAACTGCTCGGCAGCTCGGTCGCCTCGGTCAACAGCGCGTTGCAGCGCGCCCGCGCCGCGCTCGCCGAGGGCGAGATCACCGCGACCGACCCGGTCCGGCCGATGGACGAGGAGCAGCAGTCGCTCCTGGCCCGCTATGTGGACGCCTTCGAGCGCTACGACCTCGACTCGCTCACCGCCCTGCTGCGCGAGGACGCGACCCTGTCGATGCCGCCGTACGAGCTGTGGCTGCGCGGGCACGCCGACATCCGCGAGTGGTTCCTGGGCACCGGCATAGGTTGCCGGGGTTCGCGTTTGGTACCGATCGTGGCCAACGGCACGCCGGGCTTCGGCCAGTACCGTTCCAGCGGTCCCGGCGGCAGCTTCGAGCCGTGGGCGCTCCAGGTCATCGAGATCTCAGAGGGGCAGATCATCGGCCTCAACGCGTTCCTGGACGTGCCACACCTGTTCCCGCTGTTCGGCCTCCCGGCGACACTCGACGCCTAG
- a CDS encoding alpha/beta fold hydrolase produces MATDTGDTGTLLRHDITIHTGDGAALVARVAGAPDASVTVVFAHGWTLHGEVWRPHVEALVAAGVRVVTYDHRGHGRSTAGRASPWTIDLLGDDLADVIDTVAPEGPVVLCGHSMGGMTIMALAAARPELFGSRITGVVLVGTSAGDLVPTGRGFPASVRLRSVAQTRFFAFGQRYPRVFTRGRTLLPGPDRPRHLRIVRRSLFGPDADPILVRECARMLFAAPMTTVCGFFPALVRHDKAGALAALGTIPVHIVVGAHDRLTPLAHSRALAAELPDATLHIAPDCGHMVCTERPDSVIAPLRELCADRAA; encoded by the coding sequence ATGGCGACGGACACCGGGGACACCGGGACTCTCCTTCGGCACGACATCACGATCCACACCGGCGACGGCGCGGCGCTCGTCGCGCGGGTGGCCGGGGCGCCGGACGCGAGCGTCACGGTGGTCTTCGCACACGGCTGGACGCTGCACGGCGAGGTGTGGCGGCCCCATGTCGAGGCGCTGGTGGCGGCGGGTGTCCGGGTGGTCACCTACGACCATCGCGGCCACGGGCGATCCACCGCCGGACGGGCCTCGCCGTGGACGATCGACCTGCTCGGCGACGATCTCGCCGACGTGATCGACACGGTGGCGCCCGAGGGCCCGGTGGTGCTGTGCGGGCACTCAATGGGCGGTATGACGATCATGGCCCTGGCCGCCGCCCGGCCGGAGCTGTTCGGGTCGCGGATCACCGGGGTGGTCCTGGTCGGCACGTCGGCGGGCGACCTGGTGCCGACCGGCCGCGGGTTCCCCGCGTCGGTGCGGCTCAGGTCGGTCGCGCAGACCCGGTTCTTCGCGTTCGGACAGCGGTATCCGCGCGTGTTCACCCGGGGTCGCACGCTGCTCCCGGGCCCGGACCGACCGCGTCACCTGCGGATCGTGCGCCGGAGCCTGTTCGGTCCCGACGCCGATCCGATCCTGGTGCGCGAGTGCGCGCGGATGTTGTTCGCGGCGCCCATGACCACCGTGTGCGGCTTCTTCCCGGCACTGGTACGGCACGACAAGGCGGGTGCGCTGGCGGCGCTGGGCACCATACCCGTGCACATAGTGGTGGGCGCCCACGACCGCCTCACCCCGCTCGCCCACAGCCGGGCACTGGCCGCCGAACTGCCCGACGCCACACTGCACATCGCCCCGGACTGCGGCCACATGGTCTGCACCGAACGCCCGGACAGCGTCATCGCCCCGCTGCGCGAACTGTGCGCGGACCGGGCCGCCTGA
- a CDS encoding HelD family protein, with product MPAPAGDPQAKEHELAAEQGHVDRSYARLEHMRDEAQALLRQGYRQAQVGTRAALVERDVMVYRAELWARSLDAADDGLVFGRLDQLDGETRHIGRIGIRDEDSEVLVVDWRAPAAEAFYRATPDDPRGVVRRRVLHCRGRSVVDIEDDLLDPDAAGDMVIIGDGAFLAALSRTRDGSMHDIVATIQREQDEAIRAPIDGSVLVRGGPGTGKTAVALHRVAYLLFQYRRRFGSRGVLVVGPNPRFTAYIERVLPSLGEGGAVLRSLGDLVDGVDAAYHDDAAAARLKGAAMMSGLLRRAVADVPAGAPTEFAVSHRGTRIVLDHKALRRIRREVLAKNRGGPNTARLQVARQLLTELWGRLLSRGAGRGEKDAFHEDVAARDEFAAFLRAWWPLQRPVDVLAGLADPERLRRFERDLTPEQVTVLAGSWARTARTGEVSFHDVALMDELTGLLGPLPRKRTPAHGSPDEDNPYVVDGRDIFSGETVGRDVPDEITEVTTYADRMSGGRGARRARDEDEDEPVEYAHIVVDEAQDLTPMQWRMLGRRGRHATWTIVEDPAQSAWEDPSASAEAMAGALRERRRYEFELTTNYRNPVEVADVAARVLVRAVPGARPSRAVRSGGEPPTVHATAGERAGPVVRKLVRELLDAVEGTIGVVTPVGATEDLAADLAGLEARVQLMDALDAKGLEFDVAVIVDPRGIVEQSPNGMRTLYVALTRATRLLAVVTGDPDWTAELLGVEPS from the coding sequence ATGCCCGCGCCGGCAGGCGACCCCCAGGCCAAGGAACACGAGCTCGCCGCGGAGCAGGGCCACGTCGACCGCTCCTACGCGCGCCTGGAGCACATGCGCGACGAAGCCCAGGCACTGCTGCGGCAGGGCTACCGGCAGGCGCAGGTCGGCACCCGCGCGGCCCTGGTCGAGCGCGACGTCATGGTCTACCGCGCCGAACTGTGGGCCCGCTCACTCGACGCCGCCGACGACGGCCTCGTCTTCGGACGGCTCGATCAGCTCGACGGCGAGACCCGGCACATCGGCCGAATCGGCATCCGCGACGAGGACAGCGAGGTGCTGGTCGTCGACTGGCGCGCCCCCGCCGCCGAGGCCTTCTACCGCGCCACCCCCGACGACCCGCGCGGGGTGGTCCGCCGCCGCGTCCTGCACTGCCGGGGCCGCTCGGTCGTCGACATCGAGGACGACCTGCTCGACCCGGACGCCGCCGGCGACATGGTGATCATCGGCGACGGCGCCTTCCTGGCCGCGCTCTCCCGCACCCGCGACGGCTCGATGCACGACATCGTGGCCACCATCCAGCGCGAGCAGGACGAGGCGATCCGGGCGCCCATCGACGGCTCGGTCCTGGTCCGCGGCGGCCCGGGCACCGGCAAGACCGCCGTCGCGCTGCACCGCGTCGCGTACCTGCTCTTCCAGTACCGCCGCCGGTTCGGCTCGCGCGGCGTGCTCGTGGTCGGCCCCAACCCCCGCTTCACCGCCTACATCGAACGGGTCCTGCCCTCCCTCGGCGAGGGCGGCGCGGTGCTGCGCTCCCTCGGCGACCTCGTCGACGGGGTCGATGCGGCCTACCACGACGACGCCGCGGCGGCCCGGCTCAAGGGCGCCGCCATGATGAGCGGCCTGCTCCGCCGCGCGGTGGCCGACGTACCGGCGGGCGCGCCGACCGAGTTCGCCGTCTCGCACCGCGGCACCCGGATCGTGCTCGACCACAAGGCGCTGCGCCGGATCCGCCGCGAGGTGCTGGCCAAGAACCGAGGCGGCCCGAACACCGCCCGCCTCCAGGTGGCCCGGCAACTGCTCACCGAGCTGTGGGGCCGGCTGCTCTCGCGCGGCGCCGGCCGCGGCGAGAAGGACGCCTTCCACGAGGACGTGGCCGCGCGCGACGAGTTCGCCGCGTTCCTGCGCGCGTGGTGGCCGCTACAGCGGCCGGTGGACGTGCTGGCGGGGCTGGCCGACCCCGAGCGGCTGCGCCGCTTCGAGCGCGACCTGACGCCCGAGCAGGTGACGGTGCTGGCCGGCTCCTGGGCGCGGACCGCGCGCACCGGCGAGGTCTCCTTCCACGACGTGGCGCTGATGGACGAGCTGACCGGCCTGCTCGGACCGCTGCCGCGCAAGCGCACGCCGGCGCACGGCAGCCCCGACGAGGACAACCCGTACGTGGTGGACGGCCGGGACATCTTCAGCGGCGAGACGGTCGGCCGGGACGTGCCCGACGAGATCACCGAGGTGACCACCTACGCCGACCGCATGTCCGGCGGGCGCGGCGCGCGCCGGGCGCGCGACGAGGACGAGGACGAGCCGGTCGAGTACGCGCACATCGTCGTCGACGAGGCCCAGGACCTGACCCCGATGCAGTGGCGGATGCTCGGCCGCCGCGGCCGGCACGCGACCTGGACCATCGTCGAGGACCCCGCGCAGAGTGCCTGGGAGGACCCGAGCGCGTCGGCCGAGGCGATGGCCGGGGCGCTGCGCGAACGCCGCCGGTACGAGTTCGAGCTCACCACCAACTACCGCAATCCGGTCGAGGTGGCCGACGTCGCGGCCCGCGTGCTGGTGCGCGCGGTGCCCGGGGCCCGACCGTCGCGGGCGGTGCGCAGCGGCGGCGAGCCGCCGACGGTGCACGCCACGGCGGGGGAGCGGGCCGGCCCGGTGGTGCGCAAGCTGGTGCGCGAACTCCTCGACGCGGTCGAGGGCACGATCGGCGTGGTCACCCCGGTCGGCGCGACCGAGGACCTGGCGGCCGACCTGGCCGGCCTGGAGGCGCGCGTGCAGCTGATGGACGCGCTCGACGCCAAGGGCCTGGAGTTCGACGTCGCGGTGATCGTCGACCCGCGCGGGATCGTGGAACAGTCCCCCAACGGCATGCGCACGCTCTACGTCGCGCTGACCCGGGCCACCCGGCTGCTGGCCGTGGTCACGGGGGACCCGGACTGGACCGCCGAACTGCTCGGCGTCGAGCCGAGCTGA
- a CDS encoding putative Ig domain-containing protein, with product MHSVIRRRRPRPRSLGTGLLAAAIVLAALAPVAAAAPAGIRSRPAAPTAPGGSTQVQTPVAGAGDHRVTVPAGATAMTATVYGRAVGGTQGTSVAGSAAVSAGGPLQAGATLVVRIADDGTTLFSASTPLPWLHAPAAAAGLPYADPLVFPGAQASATGGVGDGHALLSFTVPAAQVGDVLPAIDFGASPVGQKATRNLPITASGDVPFMISAATADGPFAIDPGGTTCAFGPDTNVPGGSSCSFAVVFTPTKRGAATGKLTLTGNIPGGSRTVTLAGVGSGKPGAPGGLSVTAGQGQAVLSWMPPADTGDSPLTNYLIHRSTNGEAAAGPPLATLGADTLTYTDQGLDNGTTYSYTVSAVNAVGESDPSAAVDGVPSAALVLPAAALPPATVGRAYTAKLAAQGGTAPYHWIADDPLPPGLTLDPDSGGITGTPTAAGETGFGVTVSDNAPAKHEAKARFGITVTAAVEAAGPARAALAPGDGGGGGSAGTSTWLWAILGGVGLIGVVIAIRLLRARRA from the coding sequence ATGCACAGCGTCATTCGCCGTCGTCGCCCGCGCCCTCGGTCCCTCGGCACGGGCCTGCTCGCGGCGGCGATCGTGCTCGCCGCGCTCGCCCCGGTGGCCGCCGCGGCGCCGGCCGGCATCCGCTCCCGACCCGCCGCCCCGACCGCGCCGGGCGGCAGCACGCAGGTGCAGACCCCCGTCGCCGGGGCCGGCGACCATCGGGTCACCGTCCCGGCCGGCGCGACCGCGATGACCGCCACCGTGTACGGCCGGGCGGTCGGCGGCACCCAGGGCACGTCGGTGGCCGGCTCCGCCGCGGTGAGCGCGGGCGGTCCGCTCCAGGCCGGCGCGACGCTGGTGGTACGGATCGCCGACGACGGCACCACGCTGTTCTCGGCCTCGACCCCGCTGCCCTGGCTGCACGCCCCCGCCGCGGCCGCCGGTCTGCCCTACGCCGATCCGCTCGTCTTCCCCGGCGCGCAGGCATCCGCCACCGGCGGCGTCGGCGACGGCCACGCGCTGCTGTCCTTCACCGTGCCCGCCGCGCAGGTGGGCGACGTGCTGCCGGCCATCGACTTCGGCGCCTCGCCCGTCGGGCAGAAGGCCACCCGCAACCTGCCGATCACCGCGAGCGGCGACGTGCCGTTCATGATCTCCGCCGCGACCGCGGACGGCCCGTTCGCGATCGACCCCGGCGGCACCACCTGCGCCTTCGGCCCGGACACCAACGTGCCCGGCGGGTCCTCGTGTTCGTTCGCCGTCGTGTTCACCCCGACCAAGCGCGGGGCCGCCACCGGCAAGCTCACGCTGACCGGCAACATCCCGGGCGGCAGCCGCACGGTGACCCTGGCCGGAGTGGGCAGCGGCAAGCCGGGCGCCCCCGGCGGGTTGTCGGTGACGGCCGGACAGGGCCAAGCCGTGCTCTCCTGGATGCCGCCTGCCGACACCGGTGACAGTCCGCTCACCAACTACCTGATCCACCGCTCGACCAACGGCGAGGCCGCGGCCGGTCCGCCGCTCGCCACCCTCGGCGCGGACACCCTGACCTACACCGATCAGGGCCTGGACAACGGCACGACCTACTCGTACACGGTGAGCGCGGTCAACGCGGTCGGCGAATCCGATCCCTCCGCCGCCGTCGACGGGGTGCCCTCGGCCGCGCTGGTGCTGCCGGCCGCCGCGCTGCCGCCCGCGACCGTCGGCCGCGCCTACACCGCCAAGCTGGCCGCCCAGGGCGGCACCGCCCCGTACCACTGGATCGCCGACGACCCGCTGCCGCCGGGCCTGACCCTGGACCCGGACAGCGGAGGAATCACCGGCACACCGACCGCGGCCGGCGAGACCGGCTTCGGCGTCACCGTCTCCGACAACGCGCCGGCCAAGCACGAGGCCAAGGCCCGCTTCGGGATCACCGTGACCGCCGCGGTCGAGGCCGCCGGGCCCGCGCGCGCCGCCCTCGCGCCGGGTGACGGCGGCGGTGGCGGCAGCGCGGGGACCTCGACCTGGCTGTGGGCGATACTCGGCGGCGTCGGCCTGATCGGCGTGGTGATCGCGATACGCCTGCTCCGGGCCCGCCGCGCCTGA
- a CDS encoding SDR family NAD(P)-dependent oxidoreductase encodes MIRDFTGRVCVVTGAGSGIGRALATELAAHDARLALADVDAEGLAETAARAVRLGAREVHTEVLDVADRAAVLAWADATAARFGGVDLVVNNAGVALTAGVEEMSWDDFEWLMGVNFWGVAYGTKAFLPHLRRSPDGHLVNISSVFGLFGVPSQSAYCAAKYAVRGFTESVRQEQRVSGSGVGVTTVHPGGIRTNIVRNSRAAAGHDKGRVVALHDSVSRTSAQRAARIILSGVRRGRSRVFVGADATAIDVGSRLLGSVFEPLVRVVSRRRQASTLVPAGPALSPDGVGSAPALSAEGYSGPVTGG; translated from the coding sequence GTGATACGGGACTTCACCGGACGGGTGTGCGTCGTCACCGGCGCGGGATCGGGCATCGGCCGGGCACTGGCCACGGAACTGGCCGCGCACGACGCGCGCCTCGCACTGGCCGACGTGGACGCGGAGGGACTGGCCGAGACCGCGGCACGGGCCGTCCGGCTCGGTGCTCGCGAGGTGCACACCGAGGTCCTCGACGTGGCCGACCGGGCAGCCGTACTGGCCTGGGCCGACGCCACCGCCGCGCGCTTCGGCGGGGTGGACCTGGTGGTCAACAACGCGGGCGTGGCGCTGACCGCGGGCGTCGAGGAGATGTCCTGGGACGACTTCGAGTGGCTGATGGGCGTGAACTTCTGGGGCGTCGCGTACGGCACCAAGGCCTTCCTCCCCCACCTGCGCCGCTCGCCCGACGGGCACCTGGTCAACATCTCCTCGGTGTTCGGCCTGTTCGGCGTGCCCTCGCAGAGCGCCTACTGCGCGGCCAAGTACGCGGTGCGCGGCTTCACCGAGTCGGTGCGCCAGGAGCAGCGGGTCTCCGGCTCCGGGGTCGGGGTGACCACCGTGCACCCGGGCGGGATCCGGACGAACATCGTGCGCAACTCGCGCGCCGCCGCCGGACACGACAAGGGCCGCGTGGTGGCCCTGCACGACTCGGTCTCGCGCACCTCGGCGCAGCGCGCGGCGCGGATCATCCTGAGCGGGGTGCGGCGCGGCCGGTCCCGGGTGTTCGTCGGCGCGGACGCCACCGCGATCGACGTCGGCTCGCGGCTGCTCGGCTCGGTCTTCGAACCGCTGGTGCGCGTGGTGTCCCGACGGCGGCAGGCGAGCACGCTGGTCCCGGCCGGGCCCGCGCTCTCGCCGGACGGGGTGGGATCGGCGCCGGCTTTGTCGGCGGAGGGGTATTCGGGCCCCGTTACCGGTGGGTAG
- a CDS encoding ubiquitin carboxyl-terminal hydrolase 14: protein MAGTQYQVVQDGAGRPTDAPCSHLDTLPDNVRPGSTEGCEDCLRDGTRWVHLRECLTCGHIGCCDSSPNRHATAHWHAADHPLVRSFEPGEEWAWCYADELVAVPVD from the coding sequence ATGGCCGGGACGCAGTACCAGGTGGTTCAGGACGGTGCCGGGCGGCCCACGGACGCGCCCTGTTCGCACCTCGACACACTGCCCGACAACGTGCGGCCGGGGTCGACCGAGGGCTGCGAGGACTGTCTGCGCGACGGCACCCGGTGGGTGCATCTGCGCGAGTGCCTGACCTGCGGGCACATCGGCTGTTGCGACAGCTCGCCGAACCGGCACGCGACCGCGCACTGGCACGCGGCCGACCATCCGCTGGTGCGCTCCTTCGAGCCCGGCGAGGAGTGGGCGTGGTGCTACGCCGACGAACTGGTCGCGGTGCCCGTGGACTGA
- a CDS encoding SAM-dependent methyltransferase gives MSEQDWAPTGIDISRPHPARVYDYHIGGKTNYPVDRELAERFIAVAPQTSVTALDNRAFLGRAVRYAAEQGIDQFLDIGTGIPAPGNTHEVAQEIVPSARVAYVDNDPIVLAHARALMPATDRGRTTFTMGDVREPEKILAAPEVREVIDFDRPVGLLLVAILHYVADAEDPAGIVNRLLDAVPSGSLLIASHTTSDFLPPISAERVLEINDDAEFMLPRPHATIASYLTGVDLVEPGLVQAPLWRPEEGTDLSPERLSQSWIYTAVGRKA, from the coding sequence TTGTCCGAGCAGGACTGGGCGCCCACCGGGATCGACATCAGTCGTCCCCACCCCGCCCGTGTGTACGACTACCACATCGGCGGCAAGACCAACTACCCGGTCGATCGTGAGCTTGCCGAACGGTTCATCGCGGTCGCCCCGCAGACCTCGGTCACCGCCCTCGACAACCGGGCCTTCCTCGGGCGCGCGGTCCGCTACGCGGCCGAGCAGGGCATCGACCAGTTCCTCGACATCGGCACCGGGATCCCCGCGCCGGGCAACACGCACGAGGTGGCCCAGGAGATCGTGCCCTCGGCCCGGGTGGCCTACGTGGACAACGACCCGATCGTGCTCGCGCACGCCCGCGCGTTGATGCCCGCCACCGATCGGGGCCGGACCACGTTCACCATGGGCGACGTGCGCGAGCCGGAGAAGATCCTGGCCGCCCCCGAGGTGCGCGAGGTGATCGACTTCGACCGCCCCGTGGGGCTGCTCCTGGTGGCGATCCTGCACTACGTGGCGGACGCCGAGGACCCGGCGGGCATCGTGAACCGACTGCTCGACGCGGTGCCTTCGGGCAGCCTGCTGATCGCCTCGCACACCACGTCGGACTTCCTGCCGCCGATCTCGGCGGAACGAGTGCTGGAAATCAACGACGACGCCGAATTCATGCTGCCCCGCCCACACGCCACCATCGCGAGCTACCTGACCGGCGTCGACCTGGTCGAACCCGGCCTGGTCCAGGCCCCGTTGTGGCGCCCGGAGGAAGGTACCGACCTTTCCCCCGAGCGCCTGTCCCAGTCCTGGATCTACACCGCGGTCGGCCGCAAGGCGTAA